A single region of the Polyodon spathula isolate WHYD16114869_AA chromosome 5, ASM1765450v1, whole genome shotgun sequence genome encodes:
- the LOC121315803 gene encoding interleukin-20 receptor subunit alpha-like codes for MLGPGRLSVIFLVTLKATEVVYGTAVPQQPCDVHFESFNLKNVLQWSPGKGNNNGTRYTVQHIIYGGEKDIWHDQEQCTNIIRTWCDLSKETSDLLLEYYARVKAVSNGISSNWTESTRFNPKLHTKIGPPFLKVRADERSIFIRLWGPNKWQFDNKTKAKSMAKYYKSLQYNVSLYNEKTKQLLYFQLKNKSETFDKLDHNTQYCVSARTTVLGQNSEPSTELCVTTPKDTSSEWLVFIMFGCILPSMIAFFLIVVILYLMHRYVFGNNQKPPKNLLLQNNCESKARVVFVPYDNLKVNIITFSAIDNSTFNPGVETQQIKNGSAYVIQFTSESQPVNHLGYASQLEEHFLAKDPETLASDEGQQNEAPNYRRHTGMRPLSEDFGYGIVLKALSSFEQHQLSENKDLMRPSSIGVSQEAAFNPGFETHLISEEEAVQPQLHLYTQTQMRKGQTQNSEGSDCQQFDKETKSLCWDFPEEAEQGEGTVLVDWDPESCTLHMPTFHELENEVPVVDSEKAECYVEEKTNLLPTVYLRQSSGEPSDNEDTYLTRLVKNWGLHVQMEE; via the exons AAGTGGTTTATGGAACTGCTGTACCCCAACAACCATGTGATGTCCACTTTGAATCCTTTAACCTGAAGAATGTCTTGCAATGGAGTCCAGGGAAAGGAAACAACAATGGAACTCGCTATACAGTTCAGCATAtaat TTATGGCGGGGAGAAAGACATTTGGCATGATCAAGAGCAGTGTACAAATATCATCAGAACGTGGTGTGACCTTTCCAAAGAGACCAGTGACTTACTGTTAGAATACTATGCAAGAGTTAAGGCTGTCTCAAATGGCATTTCTTCAAACTGGACAGAATCTACAAGGTTTAATCCAAAATTGCACA ccaaAATTGGGCCCCCATTCTTGAAAGTCAGAGCTGATGAAAGATCAATTTTTATCCGATTATGGGGTCCAAATAAATGGCAATTTGATAACAAAACCAAAGCAAAGTCAATGGCTAAATATTACAAAAGCCTGCAATACAATGTGTCTCTGTACaatgaaaaaactaaacagtTG CTGTACTTCCAACTGAAAAACAAGTCTGAAACATTTGACAAGTTAGACcacaacacacagtactgtgtgtcTGCTAGGACAACGGTCTTAGGACAAAACAGTGAACCTTCCACAGAGCTCTGTGTGACCACACCAAAGG ATACCTCTTCAGAATGGTTGGTCTTCATCATGTTTGGATGTATTTTGCCTTCCATGATTGCTTTCTTTCTTATCGTTGTGATTTTATATCTTATGCACCGATATGTGTTTGGCAACAACCAAAAACCACCCAAAAACCTG ttgcTGCAGAACAATTGTGAGTCAAAGGCAAGGGTCGTTTTTGTTCCTTATGACAACTTAAAAGTAAACATTATCACCTTTAGTGCCATTGACAACTCCACTTTCAATCCCGGGGTCGAAACTCAGCAGATCAAGAATGGTTCTGCCTATGTAATCCAATTCACCAGTGAATCTCAACCTGTAAATCACTTGGGCTATGCATCCCAGCTAGAAGAACATTTTCTAGCCAAAGATCCTGAAACTTTGGCAAGCGATGAAGGTCAACAAAACGAGGCCCCCAATTACAGGAGACACACAGGAATGAGGCCACTGAGTGAAGATTTTGGATATGGAATTGTTCTGAAGGCTCTGTCATCCTTCGAACAGCACCAGCTGTCAGAAAACAAAGACTTAATGAGGCCTTCTTCCATTGGGGTTAGTCAAGAAGCAGCATTTAACCCAGGCTTTGAAACCCACCTGATCAGTGAAGAGGAAGCTGTGCAACCACAGCTTCATTTATATACTCAAACACAGATGAGAAAAGGACAAACACAGAACAGTGAGGGTAGCGATTGTCAGCAGTTTGACAAGGAAACAAAGAGTCTATGCTGGGATTTCCCAGAGGAAGCTGAACAAGGAGAAGGAACCGTTCTTGTGGACTGGGACCCTGAGAGTTGTACGCTGCACATGCCCACCTTTCATGAACTGGAAAATGAAGTGCCGGTAGTTGACAGTGAAAAGGCAGAATGTTATGTGGAGGAAAAGACTAACCTTTTGCCCACTGTGTACTTGAGGCAGTCTTCAGGAGAGCCTTCTGACAATGAAGACACCTACCTGACAAGATTAGTTAAAAACTGGGGCCTGCATGTACAAATGGAGGAATAA